The following coding sequences lie in one Rutidosis leptorrhynchoides isolate AG116_Rl617_1_P2 chromosome 6, CSIRO_AGI_Rlap_v1, whole genome shotgun sequence genomic window:
- the LOC139854069 gene encoding secreted RxLR effector protein 161-like, with protein MISTRPDIAFAVGKLSRYTSNPSSVHWQALNRVFKYLKGTMDYGLFYSGFPSVIEGYSDASWITNMEDHSSTSGWVFLLGGGSISWASKKQTCITNSTMESEFVALAAAGKEAEWLRNLIYEIPLWPKPISTISIRCDSAATLAKAYSQVHNGKSRHLGVRHSIICELIMNGVISVEFVKTDLNLADHLIKGLARDLVYKAAKGMGLKSI; from the coding sequence ATGATAagtactaggcctgatatagcaTTTGCTGTAGGAAAGCttagtagatatactagtaatcctagctCAGTTCATTGGCAAGCTTTAAATCGAGTATTTAAGTATTTGAAAGGAACTatggattatggtttgttttacagTGGATTTCCTTCGGTGATAGAAGGTTATTCAGATGCTAGCTGGATCACTAATATGGAGGATCACTCCTCAACAAGTGGTTGGGTTTTTCTTCTTGGAGGAGGTTCCATTTCTTGGGCATCCAAGAAACAAACGTGTATTACGAATTCAACGATGGAGTCTGAATTTGTAGCGTTAGCTGCAGCTGGTAAGGAAGCTGAGTGGCTTAGGAATTTGATTTATGAAATTCCGTTATGGCCCAAACCGATATCCACCATATCTATCAGATGTGATAGTGCTGCTACCTTGGCTAAAGCTTATAGTCAGGTGCACAATGGGAAGTCTAGACATTTAGGTGTTAGACATAGCATAATTTGTGAGCTCATTATGAATGGTGTGATATCTGTGGAGTTTGTGAAAACTGATTTAAATTTAGCCGATCATTTAATCAAAGGGTTAGCTAGAGATCTTGTGTACAAGGCGGCTAaagggatgggtttaaagtccattTGA